The DNA sequence AAGTTACAAACCGATGCAGGTACCGAATTTAAGAACAAGACTTTTCAGACATTTCTAAAACAGCATCACGTTCATCATTTTGTCACCTATAACGAAACCAAAGCTCAAGTCGTAGAACGGTTCAACCGCACCCTGAAACAAATGATGTGGCGACTGTTTACCACAGGCAGCTCTTATCATTACCTGGACAAAATAAATGATATGGTGAACGGTAACTATAACCAAACATTTCATTGTTCCATCAAAATGAAACCCTCAGAAGTAACAGTCATGAATTCCCAGAAAGTGTGGCGTACCATATATGGTAAGCAAAGTTCTTCAGTCAACTATAAATTCAAGGTTGGCGATCAAGTCAAAATCAGTAAGCACAAGCGTGTATTTGAGAAATCATACTTACCTAACTGGAGCGAGGAGACGTTTACAGTGGCACAGAGAATAGCAAGGGATCCTCCTGTCTATAAGTTGAAAGAACTCGACGGGGAACTGATTAAAGGCACCTTTTACGAGACCAAGTTGCAAAATGTAATCGAGCCAAAGGATCATTTATTCCGTGTAGAAAAAGTTCTTCGTCGTCGGGGTAAAGGAGGACAAGCTGAAGTTTTGGTTCATTGGAAAGGTTGGCCGAAGAAATACGATAGTTGGATTCCTGCCCGTCAATTGGTGTCTCTAAAATGATGCAAGACAACGACTTTTATTTGACACTTCCTAACAATGCTAGCAGCAACTTATTTCTTGCCAATTCAAAGTCACACTATCGCGTCGCGTTACCCTGACAAATTCGCCTGAAAGAGGAGGAAGATTGGGAAGTTGGTCTTCATCATGCAGTATATCCATTATCGTGGTTTGACATTCCTCGCGAACGCACACATTTGCATATCATGCTTCATCATTCAGATGATTTCAAAGTGTGTACCTTGCCGGAGGGCAAGTATCGAACTGCTTTGGAAGTTATGGAAGGCATACTATGGTGTCTAAAGGAGTTTGATCCATTACCCACAAGTACAGTAGAGGTTGACAATCAATGGAATGTTACCTTTAAGTCTCAGGATGAATGGGTGGCCATCACTGTGCCTGTAGCTCAAACACTTGGATGGATAACGAGGGAGAAAACAACCAGACCTGGGGTGCAAATGAGTGGTTCATTTACCACAAGCCACAAACATGGTTACGAATGGTGTGTAATGCTCCCTCAGACGACTGTGAGCTTCCCTGGAAACTTCACCATATGGCCACCCACTTCCCTCTGCCCGTGTAAACACAAGATAGTGCAAGTACTCACAAATCTCGTAGAACCCTGGCAAGTAGGAGATCAAAGGTTACCTCTATTGCATGAAATGGTTCCGTATGGAAAGTTTTGAGAAACAATTCTAGAAGAGAAAGAACGATGCCATTACCTGCCTTTACGcacaaaaacttttcaaaccGTTGAaatctatttaacaaatggCATTGGTCAGCTACTCTCATTTCTGGATGGTACCGTGAACGTTGTACTACACTTCAGACGTCGAACACCATGAGTAACAGTTTTTACATCGTTCTAACCAGCGATGCAAGCAGGGATCAATACCCTGAAAACACGGCGGCTGATTTTACGATGCAATTAAAGAGTCAACTGAACCTAAGTGAGGACTGGGAAGTGGCCATGACACGTATCATCTATCCATACTCATGGCATAAAGTGCGCGAACATCAGCTCTCTTACACGTTGCTTTGCAAGACAAATGGTTTTCCCTGGACATTAACCATCTATCTACCCAGTGGCATTTACCGCACGGTCAGAGACGTCATACATGGTATGTTGAGGGGACTTCACAATGGATTAAGAGATATTTATCTCAAAAGCAAAGAGACTGTTACAAGTTTGGGAGGAAATCAATGTTTTTACATACACGAGAAAGCGCAAGATTTCTTTGAACTGAAGTTACCTCCTGGTTGGTATGTCACGTTACCCAAGACCTTGGCTCGTGCTTTGGGCTATTTAAACCATCAGTATAATATTCCCCAGCTGTACCAAATCGGAACACTTGTCCAACAGAATGATGATCAGAGCGTTCTTCTCGTGAGTACTACGACAACGCTTGTTAGAAAGGAAGAGTTGGTGTGGGGTCTGTTATCTCCATATGCATTTCAGACCATATATGTGTATTCAGATTTGGTGGAGTCTCAAGTCGTCGGCAACACTCAAGCCAACTTGTTCCACATACTCGTACCTCGAGGAGAGCCTGGTGATGTTGTGGCAGAAGAGATTAAACTACCAACCTATCATAGACTTCGCACTTCTGTATTTTCATcggtaaaaataaatataaggGGCGACCTATTCCATTTGATTCTGGTACCGTACGCGTGACGTTGCATTTTCGACGCAGAGCTTCTTTCTAAACGATGATACTTCCAATGAATCGTCACTTTCACCCTTACCAAAGTCATGTTGTACCCTTCACGCAACTTGGAAAAGGCAACATGGACATTTTCGGAGGGTCTTCGCCTTATAGTCAAGGAGGCAATGGTCTAGGCGGTATGTTTCGTGGACTTGTGAGAACAGCGACCCCTTTTCTAAAATCAGCGGCGAAAAAAGTAGGCAAACGTTTACTGAAGATGGGGGTGGACACTGGAATGCAAATCTTTGGAGACGTCTTAAACGGACAATTGTTAAAGAAAGCTGCCACTGCGAGAACTAAAGTTGCCGGCAAAGAGTTTTTGACAGGTACTTTCAATGACTTAACACAACAAAAGGGAAACGGTCGCAGTAGAGGATATAAACGTAAACGAAAAGCCATTCCTGCCAGTTCAACTCAAAACAAGAGACTGAGAACATCTCCTGCCAAATTCAAGACGATTTTCGATTAAAAATGGCTGCAGCAGCACACCCTCTCTCTGTTCCTGGTGAGAATACTAGTctacatgtttttaatgtaccTGTAACGGATGTATCGATTGTCAGTAGCAAGTGGGTGGATTACGAGCCAGTGCAAACGGGAACCAACCCCATTGAGTTTGTCATCAAACCTCTGGCAGACTATCTTGACATCAACAAAACGGAGTTACGAATGGTGCTGAAAATAACCAAGAGAGACGGAACTCCTACAGGCGACGGCAAGAAATACACTCTGATCAACAACGCCCTTCACTCTATCGTTAAACAGTTTACTATCAAGATTAACGAGACACTCGTGACAGAACAATCAGACACTCAAGCTTACAATGCCTACATCAAAACCATACTAAATTTTACAGAGCAGGCCAAAAAGTCCTACTTAACAAAAGCTCTGTATTACAAAGACACAGCTGGACATATGGATGAAGTGGATAATACTGCCGAAAATAATATCGGTCTGAACAAAAGGGGTGTATTCGCAAACAATGGAACTGAAGTGGGACTAGTTGGGGTACCCCTATGTGACATCTTCAACATGGACAAGTTATTGTTAGATGGTCTAGAGATCAAGGTAAAAGTGGACCTGAACAGTGATGCTTTCGTTCTCATGGGAGGTGAGACACCAAACAATTGCAAGTTACAAATCATGTCAAGCACTCTCCGTGTACGTACCGTCCGTGTAGCAGACAGCACGAAGTTGGAACATTTGCAAATAATGCAGGGTCAAAAAGGCCGCGCTGCCCTCCCTGCAGTTTACACTTTGACCAGAACCCCAACACATGCAAAGATCATTCCTCGAGGGGTATTAAATCACACGGAGACAGATCTTTTCAATGGTCTTATTCCTCAATGCTTTATTTTCGGGATGGTGCGAAACGATGCGTACAACAGAAACCTGGCACGAAACCCTTTCAATTTTCAACTGTTTGACGTACAAGGAGTTCGTCTAACTGTGAATGGAGAAGAAATGCCATACTCGGCTCTAGACCTGACAGGCGGCAAAAAGATCGATGGATATAACACCTTATTTTCTGGCAGCGGAGAAATGAACTGCAGGCATGGCCTGGACATTGACAGAGAAGATTGGGAACAGGGATACGGTTTGTTCCGTTTCGACTTGACGCCAGCCGGAAGCGGTCATCCTGATCATCTGATACCCCATCGCTCGGGGAATGTCAATCTGTACCTTAAATTTGGTACTGAAACAGACACAGTTCTCAATTTAATCGTGTACGCGGAATTCCAGAATCAGCTGGAGATTGATCGCAACAGACGCGTGGTCTACGATTTGTCACAAGGCTCTTAAGATGCACACCATCCAAGAATTGTGGCAAGCAGCTCTTCGTGACCCTGTGTTGGCACCCCAGATGCAAGGTGTGTTCCGCAGCGACAAGTTACCCGTCATCAAGACATTTCCAGCAGGTCTCATATCAAATACAGATCCTCACGATCTACCTGGAACCCACTGGGTCGCCATGTATTTTACTTCACCCGGAATCAATGAATTTTTTGACAGCTACGGATTTCCTCCTGAAGTGTATGGGATGGAAGATTATATTTTACGAAATGTAACCACGTATAATGACCTACCGCTTCAAGGCATTACTTCCGATGTGTGTGGCGATTATTGCTTATTTTATCTTCTTCATCGAGCAAGAAACGAAAACCTGAACACTATTGCCTCAAAATTTAGAATTCACGATTCTCGATGGAACGATGCACAAGTAGCTCAATTTGTACACAAGCATGCGAGAACTTTAAGACAAGTTACGCATTCTACAACCATTCAGAGTGATGTTAATCAATGTTGTCAAACTTATGAAAGCTGTCGTAAGAAACTAATAAAGTATTGTTAaagcacaaacaaacaaattgtgtgtgtgtgtgtatgtgtatGCTTATATATCAGTAAACACCATAAGCTGCAATCATACTGATCCTAGCTATCTTAGGGATAACATGATCCAATTCAAATGCCCAAGCAGCATCATGATCGCAGGACCAAGTCAATGCGGAAAAACAACGTTTACGAGACAACTGTTACGGCAGGCAAATATGCTCTTTGAAAGACCTATTAAGAAAATAGTCTACTGCTATGGGCAGTGGCAAGAATTCTTCAAGGATATGACAGGTCATGTGCAATTTGTGGAGGGCATCCCTGAGGATATCCCCTGTTTATTTCCACCAGCATGTCGTCCGGGCGTTCTCGTCGTAGATGATCTTATGCGTCACTGCAGCGATGATGAACGCATTTTGGATCTCTTTACAAAAGTCTCTCACCACTGTGATGTGGCCTGCATCTACTTGACACAAAATCTCTTCCCACCTGGAAAATTCTCAAGAAGTATCTCTTTGAACGCACATTACATTATCGCTTTTAACAACCCTCGTGACACGTTGGGGTTACGAACCTTAGCTCAACAAGCGTTTGCCGGACAAGTACCTTTTGTATGGGAGAGCTTTCAGGATGCTACGTCACAACCGTTTGGCTACTTGATGCTTGATCTGCATCCACGCACGCA is a window from the Acropora palmata chromosome 1, jaAcrPala1.3, whole genome shotgun sequence genome containing:
- the LOC141891609 gene encoding uncharacterized protein LOC141891609 produces the protein MPPKNTKSKPQTRKVKKTRRSKSQKNRLLERLYYESNRPSALGGVEKLYRAAKKHGITRSEVIAWLQLQPGYTLHKPARRRFRHNKVFVNGIDDQWQADLVDLQSLSRWNRGHKYLLTCIDILSKYAWVVPLKTKTGSELVKAFTKIFQQGRKPEKLQTDAGTEFKNKTFQTFLKQHHVHHFVTYNETKAQVVERFNRTLKQMMWRLFTTGSSYHYLDKINDMVNGNYNQTFHCSIKMKPSEVTVMNSQKVWRTIYGKQSSSVNYKFKVGDQVKISKHKRVFEKSYLPNWSEETFTVAQRIARDPPVYKLKELDGELIKGTFYETKLQNVIEPKDHLFRVEKVLRRRGKGGQAEVLVHWKGWPKKYDSWIPARQLVSLK
- the LOC141891599 gene encoding uncharacterized protein F54H12.2-like, with the protein product MAAAAHPLSVPGENTSLHVFNVPVTDVSIVSSKWVDYEPVQTGTNPIEFVIKPLADYLDINKTELRMVLKITKRDGTPTGDGKKYTLINNALHSIVKQFTIKINETLVTEQSDTQAYNAYIKTILNFTEQAKKSYLTKALYYKDTAGHMDEVDNTAENNIGLNKRGVFANNGTEVGLVGVPLCDIFNMDKLLLDGLEIKVKVDLNSDAFVLMGGETPNNCKLQIMSSTLRVRTVRVADSTKLEHLQIMQGQKGRAALPAVYTLTRTPTHAKIIPRGVLNHTETDLFNGLIPQCFIFGMVRNDAYNRNLARNPFNFQLFDVQGVRLTVNGEEMPYSALDLTGGKKIDGYNTLFSGSGEMNCRHGLDIDREDWEQGYGLFRFDLTPAGSGHPDHLIPHRSGNVNLYLKFGTETDTVLNLIVYAEFQNQLEIDRNRRVVYDLSQGS